The genome window TATGAGCTGCATGTCTGGTTTGTCTGAGCCAAACTCTGAAGTGTCAGATTAATACTGCTTATGAGCATAGCTGCAAAAAAGATAGCTCAATCAACCAAATTTATGTCCTAAATAAATAGCCCTGTGCTTGCTTTTTCTGTTATAGATGTAATAAATGAGCAAAATAAAAATATTCATTTTGTAAAAGAACTGCTGGAAAGTGTAGTAGGAAGTTATGCTGAACTAGTTGTCACTCAATAATAATTAAGCAGGTTGTCTAGTCTTGGAATAGAGACAAATACTTTCAAAGATAGAAGTATAGGTTTCACGGCTAAACCCTGAAAGGGAGAGCGTGACATGAAATTAGAAGTGAAGGCATATGCTGCAGGAAGTTTGCGTAAGGTTCTGCCTGAGATATTCAATAAAATAGGTATCCTGGGAGAGATCGAATTCGGGCCGTCAGGAGTTTTGAAAGAAAGAATAGTCAATGGTGAGCAAGTTGACCTCTTTTTTCCCGCAAACATGCAGCATGCACAAAGCCTTTTTGAGCTGGGACTGAGTAATATGCCGCAAATCTTTGCGCATAACGAGCTATGCCTGTTTGGTAAAAGTGATATCCTTACAAATAATGATGCACTAAATTTGATGCTTGATCCACAATACAGACTGGGAACTTCGACGCCTATCGATGATCCCGGTGGTGATTATGCTTTTGCTGTATTTGATAAAGCTGATAGCATACAGAAAGGAGCAACTGATAAGCTTAGGGAAAAGGCATTACCATTGGTCGGTGGTAGAAATAGTAAAATTAAAGATGGTAGTCATTCACCGGTATATGTTCTTTTCAAAGCATCGTTGGTGGATATGTTTTTAGGATATAGGACTACTGCTATAGATATATCAAAGTACATTGATGATATTCTTATAGTTGATTTACCGGATTCTTTACAAATACGATCCGAATATGGAGTTGTTGTAGTCAATGGAAGTAATAAAGGTCAGCTAGCCCTCAAGTTACTTCAAAGTCCAGAAATTGAAGAAATCCTTATAGAATATGGATTTTCTAGTTAAAGTAGTCAGTTGCATTTAAAATAATTCAAAAAGCAGTTGACGTGGCGGTGTGTTTTATCTAGAACCTCTTTCTCGGCTGAGTGCGGCCTTAAATGGCACAGCGCAGCTGAGATTTTTTTTGACTGACCGGTCATAAAACGGTTGACTTCTGGATCGGGTTCACATAGTTTCCCAATCCGCACTGAGTGAAAACGCAAGGTGTTGAGATCATTGAATAAAAGTTGAATTGGGCAGCAGGCTGAGCGGGTGTCTTGAATAGATGACGCGAGCTGGTTTCGGAAGGTTTTGCTGGACGGAGCTCAGGAAAAAAAACTTTTAAAAAGTGATTGACAAGCGGAGCAAGCTTCTTTAGTTTGCCTCTCCGCACTGAGGGAAAACAAG of Maridesulfovibrio zosterae DSM 11974 contains these proteins:
- a CDS encoding substrate-binding domain-containing protein, whose amino-acid sequence is MKLEVKAYAAGSLRKVLPEIFNKIGILGEIEFGPSGVLKERIVNGEQVDLFFPANMQHAQSLFELGLSNMPQIFAHNELCLFGKSDILTNNDALNLMLDPQYRLGTSTPIDDPGGDYAFAVFDKADSIQKGATDKLREKALPLVGGRNSKIKDGSHSPVYVLFKASLVDMFLGYRTTAIDISKYIDDILIVDLPDSLQIRSEYGVVVVNGSNKGQLALKLLQSPEIEEILIEYGFSS